Proteins encoded by one window of Lathyrus oleraceus cultivar Zhongwan6 chromosome 1, CAAS_Psat_ZW6_1.0, whole genome shotgun sequence:
- the LOC127101995 gene encoding uncharacterized protein LOC127101995, which produces MDIPDDEILDVVPLSVIPFEAIDLNQPVDASASTCPNQGNISSIPSGSTPATNSKEDIHHTDRVIRNLVTRILNEGYSVKGVSTPLSKMYPSPEVEQHSEKDDDSSSSEKDMAIEGLYSLGKTVSEKGKFVASKTVNASHSEKHDDANNVIGLEDDRSDDQEESLLHHLKTSVAKRMKTRKGRFVAELMSTIKAKKSADVPDISPVKKTTARKSSVKVVVVHLDNISFHLEDGAAKWKFVIQRRVALERELGKDVVDVKEVMDLIKAAGLLKTVVGFSQSYEGLVKEFIVNIPEDIDDKNRKEFCKVFVRGKYITFSPAVINNFLGRKIEGAGELEATDNEVCKEITARQVKGWPIIKHLPAGKLTVKYVILHKIGAANWVPTNHISTIANTLGSHVEDIVMTFAMKKPTSKVGTIAELKETYKDLGEGIMVATARKQSLETLIASLEQAEGENIKHVKEAEAHTSSERSANNDETSGNSVSGADEAASSSSTD; this is translated from the exons ATGGACATTCCCGATGATGAGATTCTGGATGTTGTTCCTCTCTCTGTCATTCCCTTCGAGGCCATTGATTTGAACCAACCCGTGGATGCCTCAGCTTCTACATGCCCCAATCAAGGTAACATCTCTAGTATTCCTTCTGGCTCAACTCCTGCCACTAATTCTAAGGAAGATATACACCACACTGATCGTGTtataagaaacctagtcactagaatccttaatgaaggaTATTCTGTGAAGGGAGTTTCTACTCCCCTGtctaaaatgtacccctctcctgaggttgaacaACATAGTGAGAAGGATGATGATTCCTCCAGTTCTGAGAAGGACATGGCTATTGAAGGGTTGTACTCTCTAGGGAAAACTGTGTCTGAAAAAGGAAAATTTGTGGCATCTAAAACTGTCAATGCTTCCCACTCTGAGAAGCATGATGATGCAAACAATGTGATTGGCCTAGAGGATGATAGGTCTGATGATCAAGAGGAGAGTTTACTTCATCACTTAAAGACAAGTGTGGCTAAACGCATGAAGACTCGAAAAGGAAGATTTGTGGCTGAACTTATGTCAACTATAAAAGCTAAGAAGAGTGCTG atgtccctgacatctcgCCTGTGAAGAAAACCACTGCTAGGAAGTCTTCTGTTAAAGTTGTTGTTGTTCATTTGGATAACATCTCCTTCCATCTTGAGGATGGAGCtgccaagtggaaatttgtgattcaaagaaGGGTGGCTTTGGAAAGGGAGTTAGGAAAAGATGTTGTTGATgtcaaggaggtcatggacctaatAAAGGCTGCTGGGTTGTTGAAGACTGTGGTTGGGTTCTCTCAATCCTATGAGGGTTTagttaaggaattcattgtcaacatTCCTGAGGATATTGATGATAAGAATAGAAAGGAattttgcaaggtgtttgtgaGGGGTAAGTATATCACATTCTCTCCCGCTGTTATTAATAATTTTCTAGGAAGAAAAATTGAGGGTGCAGGTGAATTGGAAGCTACAGATAATGAGGTCTGTAAAGAGATTACAGCTAGGCAGGTGAAAGGTTGGCCTATTATAAAGCATCTTCCTGCTGGGAAGTTAACTGTCAAGTATGTtatattgcataaaataggagCTGCAAATTGGGTCCCTACCAACCATATTTCCACCATTGCTAATACCCTTGGAAG TCATGTCGAGGATATTGTCATGACATTTGCCATGAAAAAGCCAACCTCAAAAGTTGGAACAATTGCTGAGCTTAAGGAGACTTACAAAGATCTGGGTGAAGGGATAATGGTAGCAACGGCTAGGAAACAATCGTTGGAAACcttgattgcaagcttggagcagGCTGAAGGTGAAAATATTAAACATgttaaggaagctgaagcccacacctctagtgagaggtctgcaaaCAATGATGAGACAAGTGGCAATTCAGTTTCTGGTGCTGATGaagctgcaagctcaagctcTACTGATTAG